One window of the Triticum dicoccoides isolate Atlit2015 ecotype Zavitan chromosome 3B, WEW_v2.0, whole genome shotgun sequence genome contains the following:
- the LOC119280970 gene encoding nuclear transcription factor Y subunit C-6-like has translation MATVAAAAPEHIEAMEQVEGAERAAGAAAAADDDDAPTEALEQVGGDEAATAAAAADDDAAEPMEQGEGEEAAEIDAEEEADASAEAHMEASEQAEEEEREEVHAVAGEEEAEAQPLQTVLPLGRVKRIMRVDSEIKKVTAEASLLIAAATELFLGSLAAGAHTAASQGGRRTVRAAHVRAAVRAHRPTADFLLDCLPAAAEAAPRVARSGSDGAAAVAEAAVPKPLPRGTRRIDGFFQKVT, from the coding sequence ATGGctaccgtcgccgccgccgcccccgagcACATCGAGGCGATGGAGCAAGTTGAAGGGGCGGAGCGGGCGGccggagcagccgccgccgccgatgacgaCGACGCGCCCACCGAGGCCTTGGAGCAAGTTGGAGGGGATGAGGCGgcgacagccgccgccgccgctgacgaCGATGCGGCCGAGCCGATGGAGCAAGGcgaaggggaggaggcggcggagatcgacgcggaggaggaggcggatgctAGCGCCGAGGCGCACATGGAGGCATCGGAGCAGGCTGaagaggaggagcgggaggaggtcCACGCGGTGGCGGGGGAGGAGGAAGCGGAGGCCCAGCCGCTGCAGACGGTGCTCCCGCTGGGCAGGGTGAAGAGGATCATGCGGGTCGACAGCGAGATAAAGAAGGTGACCGCCGAGGCGTCGCTGCTCATTGCCGCGGccaccgagctcttcctcggctccCTCGCCGCCGGCGCCCACACGGCCGCCTCCCAAGGCGGCCGGCGGACGGTGCGCGCCGCGCACGTCCGGGCCGCGGTCCGCGCGCACCGCCCCACCGCCGACTTCCTCCTCGACTGCCTTCCAGCTGCTGCGGAGGCGGCGCCTCGCGTCGCCCGCTCCGGATCTGATGGTGCCGCTGCCGTCGCTGAAGCAGCAGTACCCAAGCCGCTGCCACGTGGGACCCGCCGCATCGACGGATTCTTCCAGAAGGTCACTTAG